A single window of Priestia filamentosa DNA harbors:
- the imm47 gene encoding Imm47 family immunity protein translates to MLTVNELIRSIWYGPASSVGETQNIGASLTEEEKLISLILLFKSGEFSLKPVFLHPMNSTENEKLLNLCIHVFCSVCTHEDLRKVENLNFLSQVSEDNAYVFASCARETLSPEVVPYLLALLEEWDDTVVEEVIRDSLDHMMDYTENLDWNAPVDEIGSYYMEWMNTLSPTFYYI, encoded by the coding sequence TTGCTAACAGTTAATGAATTAATTAGAAGCATATGGTATGGGCCAGCATCTTCTGTTGGAGAAACTCAAAATATTGGAGCGTCTTTAACAGAGGAAGAGAAGCTAATTTCTCTCATCCTGTTGTTTAAGAGCGGAGAATTTTCTTTGAAGCCTGTCTTCCTTCATCCTATGAATAGCACTGAAAATGAAAAGCTTTTAAATTTATGTATCCATGTGTTCTGTTCCGTATGTACGCATGAAGATTTGCGAAAAGTAGAAAACTTGAACTTTCTATCCCAGGTATCAGAGGATAATGCTTATGTTTTTGCATCATGTGCAAGAGAGACGCTATCTCCTGAAGTTGTTCCGTATCTTTTAGCTCTACTAGAAGAGTGGGACGATACTGTTGTGGAAGAAGTGATCCGAGATAGTCTAGATCATATGATGGACTACACAGAGAATCTTGATTGGAACGCTCCTGTTGATGAAATTGGCTCTTATTATATGGAGTGGATGAACACTCTTTCGCCGACTTTCTACTATATATAA
- the imm47 gene encoding Imm47 family immunity protein, translating to MYNGGPVFPGNLTKSLVQRAFAIRGENTPVKMKSVPILLSVWSGAKCPLQYKKVMDEEVFQQLMNYIDTLAERSWERGRKYFYGNSVEGPL from the coding sequence ATATATAATGGAGGGCCTGTTTTTCCAGGGAATCTAACAAAGTCTCTTGTCCAAAGAGCATTTGCTATAAGAGGGGAGAATACACCGGTAAAAATGAAGAGTGTTCCTATTTTGTTATCAGTATGGAGCGGTGCGAAATGTCCCCTTCAATATAAAAAAGTAATGGATGAAGAAGTATTTCAACAGCTTATGAATTATATAGATACTCTAGCAGAAAGAAGTTGGGAAAGAGGCCGGAAATATTTCTACGGGAATAGTGTGGA
- a CDS encoding SMI1/KNR4 family protein: protein MKNIWDTEYETKAPVTEREVIEAEKKLGIKLPEAYIELCKIHNGGSIIYDSFPTSVPTGWADDHISVTSIVGIDEEGILSSSYYIEEWELPENILLLEGDGHWWIAMDYRERNENPPIIYIDLEASVDPFILELAPDFKSFVEGLYTHED, encoded by the coding sequence ATGAAAAACATTTGGGATACAGAATACGAAACAAAAGCACCTGTCACAGAAAGAGAAGTGATAGAAGCTGAGAAAAAGCTCGGCATAAAACTTCCGGAGGCTTATATTGAGCTATGTAAAATCCACAACGGAGGCTCCATCATTTATGATTCTTTTCCAACATCAGTACCAACAGGATGGGCAGATGATCATATCAGTGTAACATCGATTGTGGGAATTGATGAAGAAGGCATTTTATCAAGTTCTTACTATATTGAAGAGTGGGAGTTGCCGGAAAACATCTTATTACTAGAAGGTGATGGGCACTGGTGGATTGCGATGGATTACAGAGAGAGAAATGAAAATCCACCCATCATTTATATTGATTTAGAAGCAAGTGTTGATCCTTTTATTCTAGAATTAGCTCCGGATTTTAAAAGCTTTGTAGAGGGCTTATATACACATGAAGATTGA